Proteins encoded by one window of Streptococcus suis S735:
- a CDS encoding DUF1361 domain-containing protein: MFTKKNILTHLFFLIIAVGLKRYGVTAPDLTWNMFLALVALDFAILTNHTKSHILKVIAGLLWLFFYPNTFYMVTDIVHMHFANTVLWQRESMILFMLYVPSIFFGVMAGVESVRLIFSAFSIKSYWLKLFMISGLSLLSSFAIHIGRYARLNSWDIFTRPTVVIDEMLAVISWDSLPFILGFTFIQIMVLVFSINE, from the coding sequence ATGTTTACAAAGAAAAATATTCTTACTCATCTCTTTTTCCTCATCATAGCAGTCGGACTAAAACGGTACGGTGTCACAGCACCTGACTTGACATGGAATATGTTCTTGGCATTGGTAGCACTTGATTTTGCAATCCTTACCAATCATACAAAGTCCCATATCCTCAAAGTGATAGCAGGTCTCCTCTGGCTCTTTTTCTACCCCAATACTTTTTACATGGTGACAGACATCGTCCATATGCACTTTGCCAACACAGTACTATGGCAACGAGAAAGCATGATTCTATTTATGCTTTATGTTCCAAGTATTTTCTTTGGGGTCATGGCTGGCGTTGAAAGTGTACGACTTATTTTCTCTGCTTTTTCTATCAAATCCTACTGGCTAAAACTGTTTATGATTAGTGGTCTTTCCCTACTATCCAGCTTTGCCATTCATATCGGACGATATGCAAGACTGAATTCATGGGACATCTTTACCAGGCCAACTGTCGTTATTGATGAAATGCTTGCAGTTATTTCGTGGGATTCTCTCCCCTTTATCCTCGGCTTCACCTTTATCCAAATTATGGTTCTTGTCTTTTCAATAAATGAATAA
- a CDS encoding competence protein CoiA, which produces MLVALDEDGQVFNVLENPAPQGSFSCPGCGGLVRYKSGKVLRSHFAHVTLRDCHYFSENESAQHLSLKSCLYRWLVNAEQVELEKCLTSIGQVADLFVNNSLALEVQCSGLPISRLQLRTQAYSEAGYQVLWLLGKDLWLKERLTNLHKQFLSFSMNMGFHLWELDDEKKELRLRYLIHEDLRGKVHCLTKVFPFGEGNLLDILRLPFAKQALSHLTCPLDRDLPRYIAQQLYYKSPNWLALQAESYSRGENLLTKTAEEWYPHIRLPRSAIGFAQIQKDLTLVYQDFDQYYGNIEDKQKQVLYPPIIYRKPM; this is translated from the coding sequence ATGTTAGTAGCACTTGATGAAGATGGGCAAGTTTTTAATGTCTTGGAAAATCCTGCGCCGCAAGGCAGTTTTTCCTGTCCAGGTTGTGGAGGACTTGTCCGATACAAATCAGGAAAAGTTCTGCGTTCGCACTTTGCCCATGTAACCCTGCGGGACTGCCACTATTTTTCCGAGAATGAGTCCGCTCAGCACCTGTCCCTCAAGTCTTGTCTGTACAGGTGGTTAGTCAATGCCGAACAAGTTGAACTTGAAAAATGCTTGACTAGTATAGGACAGGTCGCTGATTTATTTGTCAATAATAGTCTAGCTTTGGAAGTTCAATGTTCCGGTCTGCCCATTTCTCGTTTGCAGCTGAGGACGCAAGCCTATAGTGAGGCTGGTTATCAGGTTCTTTGGTTGCTTGGCAAGGATTTGTGGCTCAAGGAACGACTGACCAATTTGCACAAGCAATTTCTCTCTTTTAGTATGAATATGGGGTTTCACCTCTGGGAATTGGATGATGAGAAGAAGGAATTGCGTCTTCGTTACCTTATTCACGAAGACTTACGAGGTAAGGTCCACTGTCTGACAAAGGTTTTTCCATTTGGCGAGGGAAATTTATTGGACATCTTGCGTCTGCCATTTGCCAAGCAAGCTTTATCGCATCTTACTTGCCCGTTAGATAGGGATTTGCCTCGCTACATTGCTCAACAGCTTTATTACAAATCCCCCAATTGGTTGGCCCTGCAGGCAGAGTCTTATAGCCGAGGGGAGAATTTGCTGACAAAGACGGCAGAAGAATGGTACCCCCACATCCGTCTGCCCCGCTCTGCCATTGGCTTTGCCCAAATACAAAAAGATTTAACCCTAGTTTATCAGGATTTTGACCAGTATTACGGCAATATTGAAGACAAGCAGAAACAGGTTCTATATCCACCTATAATTTATAGAAAACCAATGTAA
- a CDS encoding 3-deoxy-7-phosphoheptulonate synthase — protein MKEGDLLFTPISEKIDINQVREHSKLSPETLAKKQARDRELEAILKGEDNRLLLVIGPCSSDNEEAVLDYAHRLAKLQEEVKDKIFMVMRVYTAKPRTNGDGYKGLMHQPDTDAAPSLINGIKAVRNLHYRVITETGLTTADEMLYPENLPLVDDLVSYIAIGARSVENQQHRFVASGIDVPTGLKNPTSGNLKVMFNGLFAAQKKQSFLFNNTEVETSGNPLAHVILRGAVNENGKYLPNYYYDNLLETIELYDQFGLKNPFIIIDTNHDNSGKNYLEQIRIVRQTLINRDWNESIRNYVRGFMIESYIEDGRQDNPDVYGKSITDPCLGWEKTQELIREIYNR, from the coding sequence ATGAAAGAGGGAGATCTATTGTTTACACCAATCAGCGAAAAAATTGACATCAATCAAGTACGAGAACATTCAAAACTTTCTCCAGAAACACTTGCTAAAAAACAAGCTCGTGACCGTGAACTTGAAGCCATCTTAAAAGGTGAAGATAATCGTCTTCTCCTAGTAATTGGACCATGTTCTTCTGACAATGAAGAGGCTGTCTTAGATTATGCTCACCGCTTGGCCAAACTCCAAGAAGAGGTCAAAGATAAAATTTTCATGGTCATGCGCGTCTATACTGCCAAGCCACGTACCAATGGTGATGGTTATAAAGGACTCATGCACCAACCAGATACAGATGCTGCACCAAGCCTCATCAACGGAATCAAAGCAGTTCGTAACCTCCACTATCGTGTCATTACGGAAACAGGTTTAACTACTGCTGACGAGATGCTCTACCCTGAAAACCTGCCTTTGGTTGATGACTTGGTTTCCTACATCGCTATCGGAGCTCGTTCGGTTGAAAATCAGCAGCACCGCTTTGTAGCGTCAGGCATCGATGTTCCAACAGGCTTGAAAAATCCAACGTCTGGTAACCTCAAAGTCATGTTCAACGGTCTTTTTGCTGCTCAGAAGAAACAATCCTTCCTCTTCAACAATACTGAAGTTGAAACATCTGGCAATCCACTTGCTCACGTTATTCTTCGTGGCGCAGTCAATGAAAATGGTAAATACCTACCAAACTATTACTACGACAATCTCTTGGAAACCATTGAGCTCTATGACCAATTTGGTTTGAAAAATCCATTCATCATCATCGATACCAACCATGACAATTCTGGGAAAAATTATTTGGAACAAATCCGTATCGTCCGTCAAACCTTAATCAACCGTGACTGGAACGAATCCATTCGTAACTACGTTCGCGGATTCATGATTGAATCCTACATTGAAGACGGTCGCCAAGACAATCCAGATGTCTATGGAAAATCCATCACAGACCCTTGCTTAGGCTGGGAAAAAACACAAGAACTCATCCGAGAAATTTACAACAGATAG
- the aroB gene encoding 3-dehydroquinate synthase, whose translation MKLTVNLPNTPYDILIQRGSLAQTGAWVKELWKPQKIAIITDDHVGSLYRETVQSSLEQAGFETIVFEFPEGEASKNLDTVNQAYEFLVKNGMTRSDGIIALGGGVVGDLAGFVASTYMRGIHFLQIPTSLTAQVDSSIGGKTGVNTPFAKNMVGTFCQPDGVLIDPDTLKTLGKRELIEGMGEVVKYGLIDDVELWETLDQLDGSVESILEHADYIIYHSCEVKRKVVVEDELDNGVRLYLNFGHTIGHAIEATAGYGQVMHGEAVAIGMVQISRAAEKKGLMPAGMTAKIIAMCEKFGLPTTHQPWNVDELYASLTHDKKTRGKTIKLVIVPQLGQAAIHQIPMEEMLEFLQV comes from the coding sequence ATGAAACTGACCGTCAATCTTCCCAACACTCCCTACGACATCCTTATCCAAAGAGGAAGTTTAGCACAGACAGGTGCATGGGTCAAAGAACTTTGGAAACCTCAGAAAATCGCCATTATTACAGATGACCACGTTGGCTCACTCTACCGCGAAACAGTTCAGTCAAGCTTAGAACAAGCTGGTTTTGAAACCATTGTTTTTGAATTTCCAGAAGGTGAAGCCTCAAAAAATCTTGATACTGTCAACCAGGCCTACGAATTTCTCGTAAAAAATGGTATGACACGAAGTGATGGAATCATTGCTCTCGGCGGGGGAGTCGTTGGCGATTTGGCAGGTTTTGTCGCTTCTACCTATATGCGTGGTATCCATTTCCTACAAATTCCAACCAGCCTAACTGCCCAAGTCGATTCTTCTATCGGGGGAAAAACTGGCGTGAACACCCCATTTGCCAAAAATATGGTGGGGACCTTCTGCCAGCCAGACGGCGTTCTCATTGACCCTGATACCCTAAAAACACTCGGCAAACGAGAATTGATTGAAGGAATGGGCGAGGTTGTCAAATATGGCTTAATAGATGATGTGGAGCTCTGGGAAACCCTAGACCAATTAGACGGCTCTGTCGAGAGCATTCTGGAGCATGCTGACTATATTATCTACCACTCCTGTGAAGTCAAACGCAAGGTTGTTGTCGAAGATGAATTAGACAACGGTGTCAGACTCTATCTCAACTTCGGTCACACGATTGGACATGCTATTGAAGCGACCGCTGGCTACGGCCAGGTCATGCACGGTGAAGCTGTTGCCATCGGTATGGTACAAATCTCACGCGCAGCTGAGAAAAAAGGACTGATGCCAGCTGGTATGACAGCAAAGATTATCGCCATGTGTGAAAAATTCGGCTTGCCGACTACACACCAGCCTTGGAATGTAGATGAATTATACGCCTCCCTAACTCACGATAAAAAAACACGTGGCAAGACCATCAAACTTGTCATCGTTCCTCAATTGGGACAGGCTGCCATCCATCAAATTCCAATGGAAGAAATGCTAGAATTTCTACAAGTATAG
- a CDS encoding ABC transporter ATP-binding protein: protein MSTILSIQNIHKTFEAGTVNENHVLRGLNLDVKEGDFISIIGGNGAGKSTFMNSLAGALTVDSGDILLEGKSIKYVSAAKRSKDISRVFQDPKMGTASRLTIEENMAIAYRRGLSRGLGWGVKDSERAIFKEALKELGLGLENRMKVDTQFLSGGQRQALTLMMASLVKPKVLLLDEHTAALDPKTSDMVMELTKKIVESHQLTALMITHNMENAIEYGNRLVMLHRGQIVVDVEGEEKKNLTVQNLMDLFYKNSGEKLTDDEMIL, encoded by the coding sequence ATGTCTACAATTTTATCAATCCAAAATATTCATAAAACCTTCGAAGCTGGAACAGTTAATGAGAACCATGTCCTTCGTGGGTTGAACTTAGATGTAAAAGAAGGTGATTTTATCTCTATCATCGGTGGTAATGGTGCTGGTAAATCAACTTTCATGAACTCACTTGCAGGTGCCTTGACGGTTGATTCGGGCGATATTTTGCTTGAAGGTAAATCCATTAAGTATGTCTCAGCTGCCAAACGCTCTAAGGACATCAGCCGTGTTTTCCAAGATCCTAAGATGGGAACAGCTTCTCGCTTGACCATTGAAGAAAATATGGCTATTGCCTATCGTCGTGGATTGTCACGTGGTCTTGGCTGGGGGGTCAAAGATAGTGAACGTGCTATTTTTAAGGAAGCCTTGAAAGAGCTCGGTCTGGGACTAGAAAACCGTATGAAGGTGGACACGCAATTTCTTTCAGGTGGTCAACGTCAGGCTCTGACCTTGATGATGGCTTCGCTGGTTAAACCAAAAGTTCTGCTCCTGGACGAACACACTGCGGCCCTTGATCCAAAAACCAGCGATATGGTTATGGAATTGACCAAGAAAATCGTGGAAAGTCATCAGTTGACAGCTCTGATGATTACGCATAATATGGAAAACGCCATTGAATATGGTAATCGTTTGGTCATGTTGCACCGTGGTCAGATTGTTGTCGATGTAGAAGGAGAAGAGAAGAAGAACTTGACTGTTCAAAACTTGATGGACCTTTTCTACAAAAACAGCGGTGAAAAGCTAACTGACGATGAGATGATTTTATAA
- a CDS encoding shikimate dehydrogenase: MNIDGYTRLAAVVAKPIKHSISPFIHNLAFKETGVNGVYVAWEIPEEDLAVTLENIKRYDMFGINLSMPYKQAVIPYLDSLTDSARLIGAVNTVIHQDGLLIGHNTDGIGFFKSLEKLRGFQVRNKRLTILGGGGASTAIIAQATLDGAKEITIFCRQQSLERTQASLTPIARATGVPMQILALDDSQLLQEHITNSDLLVNGTSVGMDGYSQPVPSTIRFPENLLVADVIYQPFETPLLKLAQSQGNPTINGLGMLLFQAAEAFQSWTGQEMPTDLIWDQLVQKYDIK, from the coding sequence ATGAACATTGATGGTTACACTCGTCTTGCTGCCGTTGTTGCAAAGCCAATCAAACACTCCATTTCCCCCTTCATTCATAATCTGGCTTTTAAGGAAACAGGTGTAAATGGTGTCTATGTCGCTTGGGAAATTCCCGAGGAAGATTTGGCTGTAACGCTTGAAAATATCAAACGATATGATATGTTTGGTATCAACCTGTCCATGCCCTATAAGCAGGCTGTCATCCCTTATCTCGATAGCCTGACTGACTCTGCTCGCTTGATTGGCGCTGTCAATACCGTCATTCATCAGGATGGCTTACTAATCGGTCATAATACCGATGGCATTGGATTCTTCAAAAGTTTAGAAAAACTAAGAGGATTCCAAGTACGCAACAAGCGACTAACCATCCTAGGTGGTGGTGGTGCTTCTACTGCTATCATAGCTCAGGCTACATTGGATGGTGCAAAGGAAATTACCATTTTCTGCCGTCAACAAAGCTTGGAAAGAACACAGGCGAGTCTTACACCTATTGCTCGAGCAACTGGAGTTCCCATGCAGATCCTAGCGCTTGATGATAGCCAATTACTACAGGAACATATCACCAACTCCGACTTACTAGTCAACGGAACCAGTGTAGGCATGGATGGGTATTCTCAACCTGTTCCTTCTACCATTCGCTTTCCCGAAAATCTTTTGGTTGCGGATGTGATTTATCAACCATTCGAAACACCTTTATTAAAACTAGCCCAATCACAAGGCAATCCAACTATCAACGGTTTGGGCATGCTCCTTTTCCAAGCAGCTGAAGCCTTCCAATCCTGGACTGGACAGGAAATGCCGACTGACTTGATTTGGGACCAATTAGTCCAGAAATATGACATCAAATAG
- a CDS encoding ABC transporter permease: MDIILSSISQGLLWSVMAIGVYLTFRILDIADMTAEGSYPLGAAVCATGIVNGVNPLLATFMAMVAGMGAGLISGLLHTKLKIPALLTGIVTLTGLYSINLKILGKANVALLKQETLVTQLQDFGLTKTNAVLVIGLVFVLAVVGLLTLLLNTQIGLAIRSTGDNIPMSEANGINVDNMKIYGYMLSNGLIALCGALLTQNNGYADLNSGTGTIVIGLASVIIAEVILRNLRLGWRLLSVVLGAVVYRLIILAILEIPGMDADLVKLFSAILLATVLYVPELQKKLNIRRPKLNGNA; this comes from the coding sequence GTGGATATTATTTTATCAAGTATCTCGCAAGGCTTGCTTTGGTCAGTTATGGCGATTGGTGTTTACTTGACGTTTCGTATTTTAGATATTGCTGATATGACAGCTGAGGGATCTTATCCGCTTGGAGCTGCTGTTTGTGCGACAGGGATTGTGAACGGAGTGAATCCCTTGCTGGCAACCTTTATGGCTATGGTAGCTGGTATGGGTGCAGGCTTGATTTCTGGTTTACTTCATACAAAACTAAAAATTCCAGCCCTTTTGACCGGTATTGTTACCTTGACAGGACTCTACTCCATCAACTTGAAAATCTTAGGCAAAGCCAATGTGGCTCTGCTTAAGCAAGAAACTCTAGTGACCCAATTGCAGGATTTTGGTTTGACAAAAACAAATGCTGTTTTGGTGATTGGTCTGGTCTTTGTACTAGCAGTTGTAGGCTTATTGACGCTCTTGCTCAATACACAAATTGGTCTAGCTATTCGTTCAACAGGGGATAATATTCCAATGAGTGAGGCCAATGGTATCAATGTAGATAATATGAAAATCTACGGTTATATGTTGTCGAATGGTCTAATTGCCCTTTGTGGTGCTCTTCTTACTCAGAATAATGGCTATGCGGATTTGAACTCTGGTACAGGTACCATTGTTATCGGTCTAGCATCTGTCATTATTGCAGAAGTTATCTTGCGTAACTTACGCTTGGGTTGGAGACTCCTATCGGTTGTTCTCGGTGCAGTTGTTTACCGTTTGATTATCTTAGCGATTTTGGAAATTCCAGGTATGGATGCAGACCTTGTTAAACTCTTCTCAGCTATCCTTCTGGCAACCGTTCTCTATGTGCCAGAATTGCAGAAGAAATTGAATATTCGTCGTCCAAAATTGAATGGAAATGCTTAG
- a CDS encoding 3-deoxy-7-phosphoheptulonate synthase: MGIHKRSTSLDIDKVKELSKLEGEFLAAKNQRDEELKRIIRGEDDRLLLVIGPCSSDNEEAVLEYARRLSKLQEEVKDKIFMVMRVYTAKPRTNGEGYKGLVHQPDTSKLPDLINGIAAVRNLHYRVITETGLTTADEMLYSANYPLVEDLVSYHAIGARSVEDQEHRFVASGVDMPTGMKNPTSGNLTVMFNGIYAAQNKQNFIYRDAEVDTDGNPLAHAILRGANTEKGGYEPNYYYDILLKTIKQYEQFGLKNPFIVIDTNHDNSGKNYLEQIRIVRQTLINRDWNEAIRKYVRGFMIESYLEDGRQDSPEVFGKSITDPCLGWEKTEALIREIHQTV; encoded by the coding sequence ATGGGAATTCACAAACGTAGCACCAGTTTAGACATCGATAAAGTAAAGGAACTTTCCAAGTTAGAAGGAGAATTTCTAGCTGCAAAAAATCAGCGCGATGAAGAACTGAAAAGAATTATCCGAGGCGAAGATGACCGTCTGCTCTTGGTTATCGGTCCTTGCTCATCAGATAATGAAGAGGCCGTCCTAGAATATGCACGTCGTCTCTCTAAGCTTCAAGAGGAAGTCAAAGATAAAATCTTCATGGTCATGCGGGTTTACACAGCTAAGCCACGTACCAATGGGGAAGGCTATAAAGGACTGGTTCATCAGCCAGATACTTCTAAATTACCAGACCTCATTAACGGAATTGCAGCCGTTCGTAATTTGCATTACCGTGTCATTACTGAGACTGGACTCACAACTGCTGATGAAATGCTCTACTCTGCCAACTACCCTCTTGTGGAAGACTTGGTGTCCTACCATGCTATCGGAGCACGTTCGGTTGAAGACCAAGAACATAGATTTGTTGCATCAGGTGTCGACATGCCAACTGGTATGAAAAACCCAACTTCCGGTAATTTGACCGTTATGTTCAATGGTATCTACGCCGCACAAAACAAACAGAACTTTATTTACCGTGATGCAGAAGTTGATACAGATGGCAACCCTCTAGCTCATGCTATCCTTCGTGGTGCCAATACTGAAAAGGGCGGTTATGAGCCAAACTACTACTATGATATTCTCTTGAAAACCATCAAACAGTATGAACAATTTGGTCTTAAAAATCCATTTATCGTAATTGATACCAACCATGATAATTCTGGAAAAAATTACCTGGAGCAAATCCGTATCGTCCGTCAAACCCTCATCAACCGTGATTGGAATGAAGCTATTCGCAAGTACGTTCGTGGTTTCATGATTGAATCCTACTTGGAAGACGGCCGTCAAGATAGCCCTGAGGTATTCGGCAAATCCATTACCGATCCTTGCTTAGGCTGGGAAAAAACGGAAGCTCTGATTCGTGAAATTCATCAAACCGTCTAA
- the metG gene encoding methionine--tRNA ligase, with protein MTKTPFYITTPIYYPSGKLHIGSAYTTIACDVLARYKRLMGHEVFYLTGLDEHGQKIEEKAKEAGLTPQAYVDGMAVGVKELWNLLDISYDKFIRTTDDYHEEVVAAVFEKLLAQDDIYLGEYSGWYSVSDEEFFTESQLEEVFRDENGKVTGGIAPSGHEVAWVSEESYFLRLSKYQDKLVEFFNAHPDFIQPDGRLNEIMKNFIEPGLEDLAVSRTSFTWGVPVPSNPKHVVYVWIDALLNYATALGYGQEETVNYDKFWNGTVYHMVGKDILRFHSIYWPIMLMMLDMKLPDRLVAHGWFVMKDGKMSKSKGNVVYPEMLVERFGLDPLRYYLMRSLPVGSDGTFTPEDYVGRINYELANDLGNLLNRTVAMINKYFGGQVPTFVANVTDFDADLAAVVADNLASYHKYMEAVDYPRALEAVWNIISRTNKYIDETAPWVLAKDEADRDKLAAVMAHLTAGLRVVAHLIQPFMMTTSNAIMEQLGLGTAFDLENLDFAGLPAGLTVVAKGTPIFPRLDMEEEIAYIQAQMGGSSAISQEEEKEWNPADVELKNEKAAIKFEDFDKVEIRVAEVKEVAKVKGSDKLLKFRLDAGDGQDRQILSGIAKYYPNEQELVGKKVQIVANLKPRKMMGLLSQGMILSAEHGDNLTLLTVDPSVPNGSQIG; from the coding sequence ATGACAAAAACACCGTTTTACATTACCACACCGATTTATTATCCGTCTGGAAAACTTCACATCGGTTCAGCCTACACGACCATTGCCTGCGATGTATTGGCTCGTTACAAACGCCTGATGGGCCACGAGGTTTTTTATCTGACAGGGCTTGATGAGCACGGCCAGAAGATTGAAGAGAAGGCAAAAGAAGCTGGTTTGACTCCGCAAGCCTACGTTGACGGTATGGCGGTTGGTGTCAAGGAGCTCTGGAACTTGCTGGACATCTCTTACGACAAATTTATCCGCACGACCGATGATTACCACGAGGAAGTGGTGGCGGCTGTTTTTGAAAAATTGCTAGCGCAGGACGACATTTACTTGGGAGAGTATTCTGGTTGGTACTCCGTATCGGACGAGGAATTTTTCACCGAGAGCCAATTAGAAGAGGTCTTCCGAGATGAAAACGGCAAAGTAACAGGTGGTATCGCTCCGAGCGGCCACGAAGTAGCCTGGGTTTCAGAAGAATCCTACTTCCTTCGCCTCAGCAAGTATCAGGATAAGTTGGTCGAGTTTTTCAATGCTCATCCAGACTTTATCCAGCCAGACGGCCGCCTCAATGAAATTATGAAAAACTTCATCGAGCCAGGCTTGGAAGATTTGGCAGTGTCACGTACTTCATTTACATGGGGCGTGCCCGTACCGTCCAATCCAAAGCACGTTGTCTATGTCTGGATTGATGCCCTACTCAACTACGCAACTGCCTTGGGTTATGGTCAGGAAGAAACAGTTAATTACGACAAGTTCTGGAATGGAACAGTTTACCACATGGTTGGCAAGGACATTCTTCGTTTCCACTCCATTTACTGGCCAATCATGCTCATGATGTTGGATATGAAGTTGCCAGACCGCTTGGTTGCTCATGGCTGGTTTGTCATGAAAGATGGCAAGATGTCCAAGTCTAAGGGCAATGTGGTCTATCCAGAAATGTTGGTTGAGCGTTTCGGCTTGGATCCACTCCGTTATTACCTCATGCGTAGTCTGCCAGTCGGCTCTGATGGCACCTTTACACCAGAAGATTATGTTGGTCGTATCAACTACGAACTAGCCAACGACCTTGGAAACCTGCTCAACCGTACCGTTGCCATGATTAACAAGTATTTCGGTGGTCAGGTACCTACTTTTGTTGCCAATGTGACTGACTTCGATGCGGACTTGGCGGCAGTTGTAGCTGACAACTTGGCAAGCTACCACAAGTATATGGAAGCTGTTGACTACCCACGCGCCTTGGAAGCTGTTTGGAATATCATCTCCCGTACCAACAAGTACATCGATGAAACTGCACCTTGGGTCTTGGCTAAGGACGAAGCGGACCGTGACAAGTTGGCAGCAGTCATGGCTCACTTAACAGCAGGTCTTCGTGTGGTGGCTCACCTCATTCAGCCATTCATGATGACCACTTCAAATGCCATTATGGAACAGCTTGGTTTGGGAACAGCATTTGACCTTGAAAATCTTGACTTTGCAGGTCTTCCAGCAGGTTTGACAGTGGTCGCAAAAGGAACGCCTATCTTCCCACGTTTGGATATGGAAGAGGAAATCGCCTATATCCAAGCCCAAATGGGTGGCAGCTCTGCTATTTCCCAAGAGGAAGAAAAAGAGTGGAACCCAGCTGACGTGGAACTCAAAAACGAAAAAGCTGCGATCAAGTTCGAGGACTTTGACAAGGTGGAAATCCGTGTGGCCGAAGTCAAAGAAGTAGCCAAAGTAAAGGGTTCTGACAAGTTGCTCAAGTTCCGTCTGGACGCTGGTGATGGACAAGACCGCCAAATCCTGTCTGGTATCGCCAAGTATTATCCAAATGAGCAAGAGTTGGTTGGCAAGAAAGTTCAAATCGTTGCCAACCTTAAGCCACGTAAGATGATGGGCTTGCTCAGTCAGGGCATGATCCTATCAGCCGAACATGGTGACAATTTAACACTCTTAACAGTCGATCCATCTGTGCCAAACGGCAGTCAGATTGGGTAA
- a CDS encoding ABC transporter substrate-binding protein translates to MYYKLVKKLATISVASMGLLTLAACSSSSEQASSDVVKVGVLQYMEHESLTAAREGFVAELEANGYKEGEKLVLDYQNAQGDQANLQTISEQLIDGNDIVLAIATPSAQSLATVSTETPIVFTAVTDPLSADLVESIEKPGGLLTGTSDQAPIDKQVELLGQAVPDAKTVGILYTTSERNSEVQVEQAKELLEKAGYKVVVKGITSSNEVQDATTSLMKDVDALFIPTDNTVASTMTMIGELSVEHKVPVIGGSTDMVDEGGLLTYGTNYEALGRQTAKMAIKIIEGANVSETAVEYPETVSLHVNEEMAQKLGIDTSKLAVSE, encoded by the coding sequence ATGTATTATAAGCTAGTAAAAAAATTGGCAACTATTTCAGTAGCAAGTATGGGTTTGCTAACACTTGCAGCTTGTTCCTCATCATCAGAACAAGCTTCCTCAGATGTGGTAAAAGTTGGAGTTCTCCAATATATGGAGCATGAATCATTGACAGCTGCCCGTGAGGGTTTTGTGGCGGAATTAGAAGCAAATGGTTATAAAGAGGGTGAAAAATTGGTTTTGGATTATCAAAATGCCCAAGGCGATCAAGCTAACCTTCAAACCATTTCAGAACAATTAATCGATGGAAATGATATTGTCTTGGCAATCGCTACGCCGTCTGCCCAGAGTTTAGCGACTGTGTCTACTGAAACGCCGATTGTCTTTACTGCGGTTACAGATCCCTTGTCAGCTGACTTGGTAGAATCCATTGAAAAACCAGGTGGACTTTTGACAGGTACATCTGATCAAGCTCCAATTGACAAACAGGTTGAATTGCTAGGACAAGCTGTTCCTGATGCTAAGACCGTTGGTATTTTGTACACTACTAGCGAACGGAATTCAGAAGTCCAGGTAGAGCAAGCTAAGGAATTGCTAGAAAAAGCAGGTTATAAGGTAGTAGTAAAAGGAATCACATCTTCAAATGAAGTCCAAGATGCGACAACTAGCTTGATGAAGGATGTAGATGCTCTCTTTATTCCAACAGACAATACTGTCGCTTCAACCATGACCATGATTGGTGAATTATCTGTGGAGCATAAGGTTCCAGTAATCGGTGGTTCAACGGACATGGTGGATGAAGGAGGTCTTTTGACTTACGGTACCAACTATGAAGCTTTAGGTCGTCAAACTGCAAAAATGGCTATTAAGATTATCGAAGGAGCCAATGTGTCAGAAACGGCAGTAGAATACCCAGAGACCGTCAGTCTTCACGTTAATGAAGAAATGGCTCAGAAATTAGGTATCGATACTTCTAAGCTTGCTGTATCTGAATAA